A single region of the Rhizobium sp. NLR16a genome encodes:
- a CDS encoding ABC transporter permease — protein sequence MSDAVHSEIRIRPPSMPSRVAASFGRAGRKLADEPLGLAGFVILGLLCVVAIFAPLLAPYDPTIQSLGDALQPPSVAHLAGTDEFGRDILSRLIFGTRITIQTVLSVSLIVGPIGLLIGVVAGFFGGNTDAFLMRATDIVLSFPSLILALAFAAALGAGLGTAIIAISLTAWPPIARLARAEALVVRNADYVVAARLYGASPLRILLLYIAPMCIPSVIVRLTLNMAGIILTAASLGFLGLGAQPPAPEWGAMISNGRKFMLDYWWVAVMPGIAILLTSLAFNIAGDALRDILDPRHARS from the coding sequence ATGAGTGACGCCGTCCACAGCGAGATCCGCATCCGTCCGCCGAGCATGCCAAGCCGCGTTGCCGCCTCGTTCGGGCGCGCCGGCCGCAAGCTGGCCGACGAGCCGCTCGGCCTTGCCGGCTTCGTCATTCTCGGGCTCCTTTGCGTAGTTGCGATTTTCGCGCCGCTTCTGGCCCCCTACGATCCCACTATTCAGTCGCTTGGCGATGCTTTGCAGCCTCCGAGCGTTGCCCATCTCGCCGGCACGGACGAATTTGGCCGGGACATTTTGAGTCGCCTGATCTTCGGCACGCGCATCACCATCCAGACCGTGTTGTCGGTCTCCCTGATCGTCGGCCCGATCGGGCTGCTGATCGGCGTCGTCGCCGGCTTCTTCGGCGGCAATACCGATGCTTTCCTGATGCGCGCCACCGATATCGTGTTGTCCTTTCCATCGCTGATTCTGGCGCTTGCCTTTGCTGCCGCCTTGGGCGCCGGCCTGGGCACGGCCATCATCGCCATCTCGCTCACCGCATGGCCGCCGATTGCAAGGCTTGCCCGCGCCGAGGCGCTTGTCGTCAGAAATGCCGACTACGTGGTCGCCGCCCGCCTTTACGGCGCTTCGCCCCTCCGCATCCTGCTTCTCTATATCGCGCCGATGTGTATTCCGTCGGTCATCGTGCGCCTGACGCTCAACATGGCGGGCATCATCCTGACGGCGGCCTCGCTCGGCTTCCTCGGCCTCGGCGCCCAGCCGCCGGCACCGGAATGGGGCGCGATGATTTCCAACGGCCGCAAATTCATGCTCGATTATTGGTGGGTCGCCGTCATGCCCGGTATCGCCATCCTGCTGACGAGCCTTGCCTTCAACATCGCCGGAGATGCTCTGCGCGACATTCTGGACCCCCGCCATGCAAGATCGTGA
- a CDS encoding mannonate dehydratase, translating to MYLGTQVAARDDDDYRIFAQLGVKHISADPPGAPSSWTLADIERHRDKVESFGLILDMIQLPLPSQPIEKASYPDILLAGPERDRQIDAVCQMIEDVAAAGIPAVKYNLNLIGIPRTPDEPGRGGSMNASFRWEKTDQQAAPGLAGVLSEDENWERIDYFLERVVPVAESNRVRLACHPHDPYTPPGYRGVTRVLGTVEGLKKFVQMRENPYHGLNFCQGSVGEMLENPREEIDDIIRWFGERNKIFNVHFRNIRGGKLSFMETFPDEGDMDMVRSARIYKEVGYKYMLMPDHVPTVSGKDPSATAFAFCYGYIAALLQVLESA from the coding sequence ATGTATCTTGGAACACAGGTGGCGGCGCGCGACGATGACGATTATCGGATCTTCGCGCAATTGGGAGTGAAGCATATCAGCGCCGATCCGCCGGGAGCGCCGAGCAGCTGGACGCTTGCCGATATCGAGCGTCATCGCGACAAGGTCGAAAGCTTCGGCCTGATCCTCGACATGATCCAGCTGCCCCTGCCCTCGCAGCCGATCGAGAAGGCTTCCTATCCCGACATCCTGCTTGCCGGGCCTGAGCGTGACCGGCAGATCGATGCGGTTTGCCAGATGATCGAGGATGTCGCGGCGGCCGGCATTCCGGCCGTCAAATATAATCTCAACCTGATCGGCATTCCCCGCACGCCCGACGAACCGGGACGCGGCGGCTCGATGAATGCGAGCTTCCGCTGGGAGAAGACCGATCAGCAGGCAGCCCCCGGTCTTGCCGGCGTGCTCTCCGAGGATGAAAACTGGGAACGGATCGATTACTTCCTCGAGCGCGTCGTGCCAGTCGCCGAAAGCAATCGCGTCAGGCTCGCCTGCCATCCGCACGACCCTTATACGCCGCCCGGCTATCGCGGCGTCACGCGCGTGCTCGGCACGGTGGAAGGGCTGAAGAAATTCGTGCAGATGCGCGAAAACCCCTATCACGGCCTCAATTTCTGCCAGGGCTCGGTCGGCGAGATGCTCGAAAATCCGCGCGAAGAGATCGACGACATCATTCGCTGGTTCGGCGAGCGCAACAAGATCTTCAACGTCCACTTCCGCAATATTCGCGGCGGCAAGCTCTCCTTCATGGAGACCTTCCCGGACGAGGGCGACATGGACATGGTCCGCTCGGCCAGGATCTACAAGGAGGTCGGTTACAAGTACATGCTGATGCCCGACCATGTGCCGACCGTCAGCGGCAAGGACCCGTCCGCCACCGCATTTGCCTTTTGTTACGGCTACATCGCGGCACTTCTGCAAGTGCTCGAGAGCGCCTGA
- a CDS encoding ABC transporter substrate-binding protein yields the protein MKHFSKGLFVGAVIGALTIAAPLSYAATPKDQLVLGTSLAQVLSLDPHQATEGKAVEIMSNLYDRLVNSTPDGKIVPQLAESWKVDDKGITFTLRQANFASGNPVTAKDVVYSLARLLKLDQAAAANLKRVGYDKTNVDKLVTAVDDKTVRIDFSGQVTAEMLLYRLTTSTTSVVDSVEVEKHVADNDYGNAWMRTHSAGSGPFTLNRWSPNELVILDANKDYVTGAPKMKRVIVRHVPESQVERLMLERGDIDIASAMTAADLATFKDKQGFTIQRIPTGGFYVLSMNAGNQYLSNPKVREAIAYGIDYKGIEKTIMGPYGRARNVPVPENFESAIPNPDWHLDVEKSKQLLAEAGFKDGFSLTLKTIAQTPRIDLATAIQASLAQVGIKIDIQQGNGSEIIAAHRARDFDLLIPQTSAYMPNVLGSMEQFSSNPDNSKEANNAGNFVWRSAWDIPELTALTAKASMEPDAKKRGELYVEMQKMFVEQKPAVLPMFERFEPIVLSSKVQGYVGHPTQLTRLEGVTKSETQ from the coding sequence ATGAAGCATTTTTCGAAAGGCCTGTTCGTCGGCGCCGTCATCGGCGCGCTGACGATCGCTGCGCCGCTCTCGTACGCCGCCACCCCAAAGGACCAGCTTGTGCTCGGGACATCGCTGGCGCAGGTCCTGTCGCTCGATCCGCATCAGGCGACCGAGGGCAAGGCGGTCGAGATCATGTCGAATCTCTACGACCGGCTGGTCAACAGCACGCCGGATGGCAAGATCGTGCCGCAGCTGGCCGAAAGCTGGAAGGTCGATGACAAGGGCATCACCTTCACGCTGCGCCAGGCCAACTTCGCCTCCGGCAATCCGGTGACGGCGAAGGACGTCGTCTATTCGCTGGCACGGCTCCTGAAGCTCGACCAGGCTGCCGCCGCCAACCTCAAGCGCGTCGGCTACGACAAGACCAATGTCGACAAGCTCGTCACGGCAGTCGACGATAAGACGGTGCGCATTGATTTTTCCGGCCAGGTGACCGCCGAAATGCTGCTCTACCGGCTGACGACCTCGACCACCAGCGTCGTTGACAGCGTCGAAGTCGAGAAACATGTCGCTGACAATGATTACGGCAATGCCTGGATGCGCACGCATTCGGCCGGCTCCGGCCCGTTCACCCTGAACCGGTGGTCGCCGAACGAACTCGTGATTCTCGACGCCAACAAGGATTATGTCACCGGCGCTCCGAAGATGAAGCGCGTCATCGTCCGCCATGTGCCTGAAAGCCAGGTCGAGCGGCTGATGCTCGAACGCGGCGACATCGATATCGCCAGCGCCATGACCGCAGCCGATCTCGCCACCTTCAAGGACAAGCAGGGCTTTACCATCCAGCGCATTCCCACGGGCGGCTTCTACGTGCTGTCGATGAATGCCGGCAACCAGTACCTGTCCAACCCGAAGGTTCGCGAGGCCATTGCCTACGGCATCGATTATAAGGGCATTGAAAAGACCATCATGGGGCCCTACGGGCGGGCGAGAAACGTTCCGGTTCCGGAGAATTTTGAGTCTGCGATCCCGAACCCCGACTGGCATCTCGATGTCGAAAAGTCCAAGCAGCTGTTGGCCGAAGCAGGGTTCAAGGACGGCTTCTCGCTGACGCTGAAGACGATCGCGCAGACGCCGCGCATCGATCTTGCCACGGCTATCCAGGCGTCGCTTGCCCAGGTCGGCATCAAGATCGACATCCAGCAGGGCAACGGCTCGGAAATCATTGCCGCCCACCGCGCCAGGGATTTCGATCTGCTGATCCCGCAGACCAGCGCCTACATGCCGAACGTGCTCGGCTCGATGGAGCAGTTCTCCTCCAATCCCGACAATTCGAAGGAAGCCAACAACGCCGGCAACTTCGTCTGGCGCTCGGCCTGGGACATCCCGGAGCTGACGGCTCTGACGGCCAAGGCGTCGATGGAGCCGGACGCCAAGAAGCGCGGCGAGCTCTATGTCGAGATGCAGAAGATGTTCGTCGAACAGAAGCCGGCGGTGCTGCCGATGTTCGAACGCTTCGAGCCGATCGTCCTGTCGAGCAAGGTGCAGGGATATGTAGGCCATCCGACCCAGCTGACGCGGCTTGAGGGCGTCACGAAGTCTGAAACCCAGTAA
- a CDS encoding ABC transporter ATP-binding protein: protein MIKVRDLDVVFTSGKSSNHVVRGISFQVNQGETLGIVGESGCGKSTVLRCLAGMEAGWTGQIELRGKPIRKKRSREELTSAQMVFQDPYGSLHPRHRIGTALAEPLRAMRHSDIWSKVERALIQVGLPASFANRFPHELSGGQRQRVAIARALILSPPILLLDEPTSALDVSIQAEILNLLADQREEKGLTYLLVSHDLAVIAHMCDRVLIMKHGGFVDELTKADLQAGTTHDAYAQELFEASFLEA, encoded by the coding sequence ATGATCAAAGTCCGTGACCTCGATGTTGTCTTCACCTCGGGCAAATCAAGCAACCATGTCGTCAGGGGCATCAGTTTTCAAGTCAATCAGGGCGAGACGCTCGGTATCGTCGGCGAATCCGGCTGCGGCAAATCGACGGTGCTGCGCTGCCTCGCCGGCATGGAGGCTGGTTGGACCGGTCAGATTGAGCTTCGCGGCAAGCCGATCCGCAAGAAGCGCTCCCGCGAGGAACTGACCTCAGCCCAGATGGTGTTTCAGGATCCTTACGGCTCCCTGCATCCGCGCCATCGCATCGGCACCGCGCTTGCCGAACCGCTGCGCGCCATGCGCCATTCCGACATCTGGTCGAAGGTCGAAAGGGCTTTGATCCAGGTGGGCCTGCCGGCAAGCTTCGCCAACCGTTTCCCGCACGAACTTTCCGGCGGCCAGCGGCAGCGCGTGGCGATCGCCCGGGCGCTGATCCTGTCGCCGCCGATCCTGCTGCTCGATGAGCCGACATCGGCGCTCGACGTCTCGATCCAAGCCGAAATCCTCAACCTGCTTGCCGACCAGCGCGAGGAGAAGGGACTGACCTATCTGCTCGTCAGTCACGACCTCGCGGTCATCGCCCATATGTGCGACCGGGTGCTGATCATGAAACACGGCGGCTTCGTCGACGAACTCACAAAGGCGGACCTGCAGGCCGGCACGACGCATGATGCCTATGCGCAGGAGCTGTTCGAGGCGAGCTTCTTGGAGGCTTGA
- a CDS encoding FadR/GntR family transcriptional regulator produces the protein MTTLGRGRQRLAQQVIDQLRAQIETGKLRVGDQLPTEPQLESTFGVSRTVVREAIADLRAAGFVRPIQGKGVFVADPKVHSVMSLTPVEIKSIPETLELLEFRMATEGEAAAIAAYRRTAEQEAAIREANRRMAQLIESGQQTVEADYAFHMAIAAATNNRFYVDVLRHFGPRAIPRGQFPTLPDANDREYLQKVYAEHVDILSAIADQDPDRARQAMRAHLMASQRRYRMLAEQQ, from the coding sequence ATGACGACACTTGGCCGTGGTCGGCAAAGACTGGCGCAGCAGGTCATCGATCAACTGCGAGCACAAATCGAGACGGGGAAATTGCGCGTTGGCGACCAGCTGCCGACCGAGCCGCAGCTCGAATCGACCTTCGGCGTCAGCCGCACCGTGGTGCGCGAGGCGATTGCGGATTTGAGGGCTGCAGGTTTCGTTAGGCCGATCCAAGGCAAAGGCGTGTTCGTCGCGGATCCGAAGGTTCATTCGGTCATGTCGCTGACGCCGGTGGAAATCAAAAGCATCCCGGAAACCTTGGAATTGCTGGAGTTTCGCATGGCCACCGAGGGTGAAGCGGCAGCGATTGCCGCCTATCGCCGCACGGCCGAGCAGGAAGCGGCGATCCGGGAGGCCAACCGCCGAATGGCGCAACTGATCGAAAGCGGACAGCAGACCGTCGAGGCGGATTATGCCTTTCACATGGCGATCGCCGCCGCCACCAACAACCGGTTCTATGTCGATGTTCTCCGTCATTTCGGCCCGCGCGCCATCCCCCGTGGGCAGTTTCCGACGCTGCCGGACGCCAATGACCGCGAGTATCTGCAGAAGGTCTATGCCGAGCATGTGGACATCCTGTCGGCGATCGCCGATCAGGATCCCGACCGTGCCCGCCAGGCGATGCGCGCGCATCTGATGGCGAGCCAACGCCGTTATCGGATGCTCGCCGAACAGCAATAG
- a CDS encoding NADPH-dependent FMN reductase — MKFLAISGSARRASTNTAVLYALQSAAGPAHTLSVYDRVGELPVFSPDLELPEPPSEVAALAKAITDADGLILASPEYIRSIPGGLKNAIDWLVSRNEVIGKPIVLAHASHRGDDMLQQLRTVLATLSERFNEHLFLRFHLMKLSPEEIAEHLSAPRHQQEMRRFLEAFARYCSPA, encoded by the coding sequence ATGAAATTCCTGGCAATATCCGGAAGCGCCCGCAGAGCCTCGACCAATACCGCCGTGCTATATGCCCTCCAGTCGGCTGCCGGGCCGGCGCATACGCTCTCGGTCTATGATCGTGTTGGCGAGCTCCCGGTCTTCTCGCCCGATCTCGAACTTCCCGAGCCTCCTTCCGAAGTGGCGGCTCTTGCAAAGGCGATCACGGATGCGGATGGACTGATCCTGGCGAGCCCCGAATATATCAGGTCAATCCCCGGCGGGCTGAAGAACGCCATCGACTGGCTCGTCTCCCGTAACGAAGTGATCGGCAAACCGATCGTGCTTGCGCACGCGTCGCATCGCGGCGACGACATGCTGCAGCAGCTTCGCACCGTTCTCGCCACGCTGAGCGAGCGCTTCAACGAGCATCTCTTCCTTCGCTTCCATCTGATGAAGCTTTCCCCGGAAGAAATTGCCGAGCATCTTTCCGCGCCTCGGCATCAGCAGGAGATGCGCCGTTTCCTCGAGGCTTTCGCCCGCTATTGCAGCCCAGCGTGA
- a CDS encoding ABC transporter ATP-binding protein, which produces MQDRDLQPVLSVKSLNVRFGRGAVPAVSNVSFDVGRERVGIVGESGSGKSTTGRAIMRLLPPAAIVSAECLDLAGTPLLAKSERQMGALRGKDIALIMQDPRYSLNPVLSIGKQIAEAARLHLGLRGKPAQDAARAMLERVRITDPERVMALYPHQISGGMGQRVMIAMMLLARPKLVIADEPTSALDVSVRKDVLLLLDELVRENNSGLLLISHDIRMVAAFCERIIVMYAGRIVETLTSLAEARHPYTRGLIAALPDPKNPVRRLAVLDRAKFDPEAAQ; this is translated from the coding sequence ATGCAAGATCGTGATCTCCAGCCGGTTCTTTCCGTCAAGTCGCTGAATGTCCGGTTCGGTCGAGGTGCTGTGCCCGCCGTCTCCAATGTCAGTTTCGATGTCGGCCGCGAACGGGTCGGAATCGTCGGAGAATCCGGTTCTGGCAAATCGACAACGGGGCGGGCGATCATGCGTCTTTTGCCGCCGGCGGCGATCGTTTCTGCCGAGTGCCTGGATCTCGCCGGCACTCCGCTTTTGGCAAAGAGCGAGCGCCAGATGGGCGCGCTGCGCGGCAAGGACATCGCGCTGATCATGCAGGATCCGCGCTATTCCTTGAATCCGGTGCTGTCGATCGGCAAGCAGATCGCCGAGGCCGCCCGCCTTCATCTCGGCCTGCGCGGCAAGCCAGCGCAGGATGCAGCTCGCGCCATGCTCGAGCGGGTGCGCATCACCGATCCCGAGCGGGTCATGGCGCTTTATCCCCACCAGATCTCGGGCGGCATGGGCCAGCGGGTGATGATCGCCATGATGCTGCTGGCGCGGCCGAAGCTTGTGATCGCCGACGAGCCGACCTCGGCGCTCGATGTCAGCGTTCGCAAGGACGTGCTGCTGCTGCTCGACGAACTGGTGCGCGAGAACAATTCGGGCCTGCTGTTGATCAGCCACGACATTCGCATGGTCGCGGCCTTCTGCGAGCGTATCATCGTCATGTATGCCGGACGGATCGTCGAAACGCTGACCAGCCTTGCAGAGGCCCGTCATCCCTATACGCGCGGGCTGATAGCAGCGCTGCCCGATCCGAAAAATCCGGTTCGCCGGCTTGCCGTTCTCGACCGGGCGAAATTCGATCCGGAGGCGGCGCAATGA
- a CDS encoding ABC transporter permease has translation MKELSVAEFGRRLAHLLVSLFILLCVTFVIGRVLPTDPVGAIVGELADPAAYAAMRTRLGLDLPIYQQFFLYLNGLAHGDFGTAVLTGNPVSSDLAQAFPATFELATLAVIISTFVGVPLGLVAALFRDSLIDKVARVVALVGHSIPVFWFGIVGLVIFYAGLNWVGGPGRVDVFYEGLVTPQTGLLLVDSLLQGETEIFWNALGHIILPAIILAYAAMAYITRMTRSFTLEQLSQDYVIAARAKGVSPIGTILRHVLPNIAVQLITILAISYGGLLEGAVVTEIVFSWPGIGQYMTNALMIGDMNAIVAATIIVGFIFMFLNFLADVAYALLDPRMREAAR, from the coding sequence ATGAAGGAACTCTCTGTAGCCGAATTTGGCCGACGCCTGGCGCATCTGCTCGTCAGCCTGTTCATCCTCCTATGTGTGACCTTCGTGATCGGCCGCGTCCTGCCCACGGATCCCGTCGGCGCGATCGTCGGCGAACTCGCCGATCCCGCCGCCTATGCGGCGATGCGGACGCGTCTGGGGCTCGATCTGCCGATCTATCAGCAGTTCTTCCTCTATCTGAACGGGTTGGCGCATGGTGATTTCGGCACGGCTGTGCTCACCGGCAATCCCGTCTCTTCGGACCTCGCTCAGGCCTTTCCGGCGACGTTCGAACTGGCGACGCTGGCGGTGATCATCTCGACCTTCGTCGGCGTCCCCCTCGGCCTGGTCGCGGCGCTGTTTCGCGACAGCCTGATCGACAAGGTGGCCCGTGTCGTCGCCCTCGTCGGTCACTCGATCCCGGTTTTCTGGTTCGGCATCGTCGGGCTCGTGATTTTCTACGCCGGCCTGAACTGGGTCGGCGGGCCGGGCAGGGTCGATGTGTTTTACGAAGGCCTCGTCACCCCGCAGACCGGGCTGCTGTTGGTCGACAGCCTCCTGCAGGGCGAGACGGAAATCTTCTGGAATGCGCTCGGCCATATCATCCTTCCGGCCATCATCCTCGCCTATGCCGCGATGGCCTACATCACCCGTATGACCCGCAGCTTCACCTTGGAACAGTTGAGCCAGGATTATGTCATCGCCGCCCGCGCCAAGGGTGTCAGCCCGATCGGCACGATCCTGCGCCATGTCCTGCCGAATATCGCGGTGCAGCTCATCACCATCCTTGCCATTTCCTATGGCGGGCTGCTCGAAGGCGCAGTCGTCACCGAGATCGTTTTCTCCTGGCCGGGGATCGGCCAATATATGACGAACGCGCTGATGATCGGCGACATGAACGCAATCGTCGCAGCCACGATCATCGTGGGATTCATCTTCATGTTCCTGAACTTCCTGGCCGATGTTGCCTACGCCTTGCTCGATCCGCGCATGCGGGAGGCAGCCCGATGA
- a CDS encoding LacI family DNA-binding transcriptional regulator produces the protein MAAEQKKGRRTRLDDIAARCGVSISTVSRALAGEKGVRPEIRKLVLETASAVSYALPASVAGKKVMLVASGAAMIDYVRNQFTLHVLEGLNARASALGIEMAMRPVTDKADETRVIAEMRNDASFGGMLILTVDEEDMLTAAANLGKPVVLVNSDDPYMRLSSVTPCNRSAAFIAAERLIEAGHQRILFMLRPGRRTIERRLEGWRDALQHHGLTADADLVLEVEDWLPELGAEAITRLVGDKGLCFTAVLTAGDSLANGAVRGLQAMGYAVPQDVSVMGIDDLPQSAFLNPPLSTVHIPMRELGATALDLLRDMMLGLALPCRRVELACHVVERSSVAAVHHPAAADHIKPIA, from the coding sequence ATGGCTGCGGAGCAGAAAAAGGGCAGGCGCACACGCCTGGACGACATCGCCGCCCGGTGCGGCGTGTCGATCAGCACGGTGTCGCGCGCGCTCGCCGGCGAAAAGGGCGTCAGGCCCGAGATCCGCAAGCTGGTGCTGGAAACGGCGAGCGCTGTCAGCTACGCGCTGCCGGCGAGTGTCGCCGGCAAGAAGGTCATGCTCGTCGCATCCGGCGCGGCAATGATCGACTATGTCCGCAACCAGTTCACGCTCCACGTGCTCGAAGGATTGAACGCGCGCGCGTCCGCCCTCGGCATCGAAATGGCAATGCGCCCGGTCACCGACAAGGCTGATGAAACCCGCGTCATCGCCGAGATGCGCAATGATGCAAGTTTCGGCGGCATGCTGATCCTGACAGTCGACGAGGAGGACATGCTGACGGCGGCCGCCAATCTCGGAAAGCCCGTCGTGCTCGTCAACAGCGACGACCCTTACATGCGGCTTTCGAGCGTGACGCCCTGCAACCGATCGGCCGCGTTCATTGCCGCCGAGCGGTTGATCGAGGCCGGCCATCAACGCATCCTGTTCATGCTGCGGCCGGGACGGCGGACCATCGAGCGGCGCCTGGAGGGCTGGCGCGACGCGCTGCAGCATCATGGACTGACGGCCGATGCCGACCTGGTGCTCGAGGTCGAGGACTGGTTGCCGGAACTCGGCGCCGAGGCGATCACCCGTCTCGTCGGCGACAAGGGCCTTTGCTTCACCGCCGTTCTGACGGCGGGCGACAGTCTCGCCAACGGCGCCGTGCGCGGGCTGCAGGCGATGGGTTATGCCGTGCCGCAGGATGTCTCCGTCATGGGCATAGACGACCTGCCGCAATCGGCCTTTCTCAATCCGCCATTGTCGACAGTGCACATCCCGATGCGCGAACTCGGCGCCACCGCGCTCGACCTCTTGCGCGACATGATGCTTGGCCTCGCCTTGCCGTGCCGCCGTGTCGAGCTTGCCTGCCATGTCGTCGAAAGAAGCAGCGTCGCAGCCGTCCACCATCCGGCTGCCGCGGATCACATCAAGCCAATCGCGTGA